The following are encoded together in the Pyxidicoccus xibeiensis genome:
- a CDS encoding SH3 domain-containing protein has protein sequence MKTTAHRRHLSTWVACLAVLGSTPTWAQAQVQAGGQVFIQGSEVNLRDKPATTAQVVAKVAIGAECLHVKAAPKQWVRIKCGEAEGFTLKSLVGAEKPSLDALLAQAQDTTLSAKVRLDAAMRAATLDLENEQALTLLAERFFDVHFEQLVKDRKQGGLHEAFVVKREIVENREGLSAEQRKETGEEGLLRELEKIEYDWHRFQLRGNDFVSAVYRDGALVVYTGSYLSMNRRYALEEDQEKFQVIIESRSNSAVSDALKAALQQGARTPEARKQKYSSFDDEYPGMPILSPETFRLLRSLHSRWHLIAEEAGERFIRSSCGWVYTRELRFDLHRRATLASGDAGMGPDGSFGENEQVVRISDVIRNGATHTFRFRTDEGKEYTQTLLWPTGEPGVGVWQSGAEKSSARAYAAAQSRGIEVRELCNSISQ, from the coding sequence ATGAAGACGACAGCTCACCGACGCCACCTTTCCACATGGGTCGCCTGCCTGGCGGTGCTGGGCTCCACGCCGACGTGGGCCCAGGCCCAGGTGCAGGCCGGCGGGCAGGTCTTCATCCAGGGCTCCGAGGTGAACCTGCGCGACAAGCCCGCGACCACCGCCCAGGTGGTGGCGAAGGTCGCCATTGGCGCCGAGTGCCTGCACGTGAAGGCTGCGCCGAAGCAGTGGGTGCGCATCAAGTGCGGTGAAGCGGAGGGCTTCACGCTGAAGTCCCTGGTCGGCGCGGAAAAGCCCAGCCTGGACGCGCTCCTGGCGCAGGCCCAGGACACCACCCTGAGCGCCAAGGTGCGGCTGGACGCCGCCATGCGCGCGGCGACGCTCGACCTGGAGAACGAGCAGGCGCTGACGCTGCTTGCCGAGCGCTTCTTCGACGTCCACTTCGAGCAGCTCGTGAAGGACCGGAAGCAGGGGGGCCTCCACGAGGCCTTCGTGGTGAAGCGGGAGATAGTGGAGAACCGGGAGGGACTCTCCGCCGAGCAGAGGAAGGAGACGGGGGAGGAAGGCCTCCTCCGGGAGTTGGAGAAGATCGAGTACGACTGGCACCGGTTCCAGCTTCGAGGCAATGACTTCGTCAGCGCCGTGTACCGCGACGGAGCCCTCGTCGTGTACACCGGCTCCTACCTGTCGATGAACAGGAGATACGCGCTCGAGGAGGACCAGGAGAAATTCCAGGTCATCATCGAGTCGCGAAGCAACTCCGCGGTGTCGGACGCGCTGAAGGCCGCATTGCAGCAGGGCGCACGCACTCCGGAAGCGCGCAAGCAGAAGTATTCCTCGTTCGACGACGAGTACCCGGGCATGCCCATCCTCAGCCCGGAGACGTTTCGGCTGCTCCGCTCGCTGCATTCCCGGTGGCACCTCATTGCCGAGGAAGCGGGAGAGCGATTCATCCGGTCCTCTTGCGGCTGGGTGTACACGAGGGAGCTCCGGTTCGACCTTCACCGAAGGGCCACCCTGGCGTCGGGAGATGCCGGCATGGGGCCTGACGGCTCCTTCGGCGAAAACGAGCAGGTCGTTCGAATCTCAGATGTCATCCGGAATGGCGCTACACACACCTTCCGATTCCGTACCGATGAGGGCAAGGAATACACGCAGACCCTCTTGTGGCCTACCGGAGAACCGGGCGTAGGTGTCTGGCAATCCGGAGCAGAGAAGTCCTCGGCCAGAGCCTACGCCGCAGCCCAGAGCCGTGGAATCGAAGTCAGGGAACTGTGCAACTCAATCTCACAATAG
- a CDS encoding LysM peptidoglycan-binding domain-containing protein, producing MLLRHALRDGHREYVILELQELLPEGYEPVDLGRGWTLEHRLLRLMREDANLRALRDAVYAHGHGTARFSASLTPEEVARQAAALFSFGVLRLARVPLSSRTVAPHFAETPVVAPPVEDLAPLWLRLQVVDDVTDVPISGIKLRIQFADESEQQTTTDSEGRIDLKDVPAGSANVLSVLDGATLDNTLALVRTGGPWSQQKPAKAGTKGRTASSTRVLARIAEHRVTDGETLESVAEMYGLTVDALAKFNWGTSDADVIQHYLLLEVGCTHTDVGGRYVFSSEDVPGLLHIPRPVAVPRVAVEQSHILRVKKVPEQQPYLFSL from the coding sequence ATGCTCCTCCGTCATGCCCTGCGCGATGGCCATCGCGAGTATGTCATTCTGGAGTTGCAGGAATTGCTTCCGGAAGGCTACGAGCCCGTGGACCTGGGGCGGGGCTGGACGCTCGAGCACCGGCTGCTGCGGCTCATGCGGGAGGACGCCAACCTGCGGGCCTTGCGCGACGCGGTGTATGCGCATGGCCATGGCACCGCGCGGTTCTCCGCCTCGCTGACACCGGAGGAGGTGGCGCGCCAGGCCGCTGCGCTCTTCTCCTTCGGCGTCCTCCGGCTGGCGCGCGTCCCGCTGTCCTCGCGGACGGTGGCACCCCACTTCGCCGAGACGCCCGTGGTGGCCCCACCCGTCGAGGACCTGGCACCGCTGTGGCTCCGGCTGCAGGTCGTGGACGACGTCACGGACGTGCCCATCTCCGGTATCAAGCTGCGCATCCAGTTCGCTGACGAGTCCGAGCAGCAGACCACCACGGACTCGGAAGGTCGCATCGACCTGAAGGACGTCCCCGCGGGCAGTGCCAACGTGCTCTCGGTGCTGGACGGGGCCACGCTGGACAACACCCTGGCGCTCGTGAGGACGGGCGGCCCCTGGTCCCAGCAGAAGCCGGCGAAGGCGGGCACGAAGGGACGTACGGCCTCATCCACGCGGGTGCTGGCGCGCATCGCCGAGCACCGGGTTACCGACGGTGAGACGCTGGAGAGCGTGGCGGAGATGTATGGCCTCACGGTAGACGCGCTCGCGAAGTTCAACTGGGGGACGAGCGACGCGGACGTGATTCAGCACTACCTCCTGCTGGAGGTGGGCTGCACGCACACGGATGTGGGTGGCCGGTACGTGTTCTCCAGCGAGGACGTGCCGGGCCTCCTCCACATCCCCCGCCCCGTGGCGGTGCCCCGGGTGGCCGTGGAGCAGAGCCACATCCTCCGGGTGAAGAAGGTCCCCGAGCAGCAGCCCTATCTGTTCTCGCTGTGA
- a CDS encoding class I SAM-dependent methyltransferase: protein MDMPSLELQMSPEVHAGQAVYTRWTLRLLYDVGVLGYSNRFVWKCPTRKQLAWYDEHVTSNHLDVGVGTGYYVDRCAYPSPAPRLALMDLNANSLEHAAGRTARYAPETYRRNVLAPIDFDAPRFDSIGVNCLLHCLPGTMDEKAVVFDHLARLLNPGGCIFGSTLLQGDVPRSWQARMLMSLYNRKGVFSNRHDTRESLERALRTRFKDARVTVHGCVALFRART from the coding sequence ATGGACATGCCCTCTCTCGAGCTGCAGATGTCGCCCGAGGTACACGCGGGCCAGGCGGTCTACACGCGGTGGACGCTGCGCCTGCTCTACGACGTGGGCGTGCTGGGCTACTCCAATCGCTTCGTCTGGAAGTGCCCCACGCGCAAGCAATTGGCCTGGTACGACGAACACGTCACGTCCAACCATCTCGACGTGGGCGTGGGCACCGGCTACTACGTGGACCGCTGCGCGTATCCGTCACCCGCGCCACGGCTGGCGTTGATGGACCTCAACGCCAACAGCCTGGAGCACGCCGCCGGCCGCACCGCGCGCTACGCGCCGGAGACCTACCGGCGCAACGTGCTGGCCCCCATCGACTTCGACGCGCCACGCTTCGACTCCATCGGGGTGAACTGCCTGCTGCACTGCCTGCCCGGCACCATGGACGAGAAGGCTGTCGTCTTCGACCACCTCGCCCGGCTGCTCAACCCGGGCGGCTGCATCTTCGGCTCCACGCTCCTCCAGGGAGACGTCCCCCGCAGCTGGCAGGCGCGCATGTTGATGAGCCTCTACAACCGCAAGGGCGTCTTCTCGAACCGCCACGACACGCGCGAGTCGCTGGAGCGCGCCCTCCGCACCCGCTTCAAAGACGCCCGCGTCACCGTGCACGGCTGCGTCGCCCTCTTCCGCGCCCGGACCTGA
- a CDS encoding suppressor of fused domain protein: MHDELLSQVCDAREKVYRTLGELDGDVMTPLINPAFMGGPRWPSLRQGWRIIRRGGTTLMVSDGLSDPFDDEEAPSVGFGLELIIETDEPLDGNVAASWPFQLVTGMSQYAASTGRMLELLERYGAISSELPMSGLSEEQEARWLNDAQRVGIIIGVPAKTLPSIIPTPAGDVRLATVKPLLREELEYLIKNGGAGRTELANRFAALPDGHVARLNRSSGL; encoded by the coding sequence ATGCATGACGAACTCCTGAGTCAGGTCTGCGACGCGCGCGAGAAGGTGTACCGGACCCTCGGTGAGCTGGATGGCGACGTGATGACGCCCCTCATCAACCCCGCCTTCATGGGCGGCCCCCGCTGGCCGAGCCTCCGCCAGGGCTGGCGCATCATCCGGCGTGGCGGCACCACGCTGATGGTGAGCGATGGTCTGTCGGACCCGTTCGACGACGAGGAGGCGCCCTCGGTGGGCTTCGGCCTGGAGCTCATCATCGAGACGGACGAGCCCCTCGACGGCAACGTCGCCGCGAGCTGGCCCTTCCAGCTGGTGACGGGCATGTCCCAGTACGCCGCGAGCACGGGCCGCATGCTCGAGCTCCTCGAGCGGTACGGCGCCATCTCCTCGGAGCTCCCCATGAGCGGGCTGTCCGAGGAGCAGGAAGCGCGGTGGCTGAACGACGCGCAGCGCGTGGGCATCATCATCGGCGTGCCGGCGAAGACGCTGCCCTCCATCATTCCCACGCCCGCAGGTGACGTGCGGCTGGCGACGGTGAAGCCGCTGCTCCGGGAGGAGCTGGAATACCTCATCAAGAACGGCGGCGCGGGCCGCACGGAGCTGGCGAACCGCTTCGCCGCGCTCCCCGACGGCCACGTGGCCCGGCTCAACCGCTCGTCGGGGCTCTGA